Genomic segment of Malus domestica chromosome 15, GDT2T_hap1:
atatattaattaagagTCAATTTCTATCTATTGAGATGATAAATAGATTAGGGTGGTGGTATATGTTGAAAAATACAGGGTCTAATTGCTATCAcatagaaaattaagaaataattcatgcaattatatatcaaaaCAATGCATCCACATGAGTAGTGTTTAAAATCACGGAATCGGTGGAAATATCAATTGGCAAACTtgtggaaatatcgatggatatatcgaatatcgatatcgatatccATTGCCTTCGGGGGAAATGATGGAAATTTgctcaaaaacatggaaatttaaaattattttttagggaaTGTCATATAAAGTTACAACACACGTATGAATCAATAACTAATAATTAGATATTGTGTAAACAGTAAGTATGTGATatgtgagaagaaaaacttcTTTCTAATGACAtgtaataaaataaagcatttcACTAGAATGAATAAATTATACATAACTTAATTGAAATTTTCGTCATGAAAGCAGCAAAAGTTTTATTTAAGTACATTAATACCataatgaaagaaattaaataataaagaaTGCATAGGCTCATGGATATTTCCTACAAATTGTCTACAAACATTGGATATTTCTTAAAAATATCAAGGAAATTGACTGAGTTTCGGAAATATTTCAGGAAATTGACTAATTTCCGGAAATATCGCAGATATGGGTAAAGTTGAATTTTTGGACATTTCCATAGAAATATCGAGACATATCCATGATATTTAAATTGCTGCACATGAGTAACCAATACTAAATGAACATAACATAATGGATTATAAAAACCTGGAAAATACAGTCGAGGCAAGTGTTGGACACTAtgtccttaagacaagtttacaCCCCACTAAGGTACTTACGATTGATCATCGCTTGTCTCCCAAGATATAAAGACCATAtccttgtaatagtagcactccaaatcacaagattccatgaaccacgattgtgttgaaaactctctcatatGTACTCAATGAGATTATCTAATATTTATTCCACTCTATGTATAAATATATGCATGATTAAAAGTTGTTTTATGTTTATAGGGActtccctatttatagattTTGAGATACATCTTTGGAAAGCATGcgtgacacatcccgacccggaatgtccactagggccccaccacatcccaggcagGGATGTGACAATGCGACTATTCATGAAAAGTCAAAAGTTGCAACTATTCATTTGAATAGACACGTATTTTTACCAAAAGGTTTCACTTCtaattttcattcaattaatacatttaataatataaaaatattattattaattttccaACAGTAtccacacacttatttttaccttTAAAATACCTTATCAATTTTTGACAATCGAATCAAATGAAGTAAACAAGATAAATTGATAAAAATTAATAGAAGTTTGAatacacacttatttttacctcTAAAATACCCTATCAATTCCCATCTACCAATTCGCACTGATACAATCGCAACTTGCAAATCCGCACACGTAACACATTTTTACCTAAAAACCCAACCTAACTTGCAGACTCAACACTCAATCCCCAATTCCGTCAGTTTTCCCACCAACCCCCGCTCATCGGTCTCCTTCGCTCTTCCTTtccatattttaaaaaaaaaatgcaattttcCAATTCACCAAACCCAATTGGAGGAGGAATCCAATTCCAACAACACCACCTCCTCCCCCAGCCCCCATGGCCGCCTTTTCCCTCcaaacctcctcctcctcctccggtATTGCCCGTCTCAGTTTCGAAACCCGCATCCCCGGATCCGATTTGGGTGCAGACCCGAAATCCGTTTATTTTCCTTGTCAGCCTCGTGTGCTTCCTCTTAAGCATCGCTGCAACGGTAAGAGTAAATCAAGAGGAGGAGTGGTGTTGGCAGTGGCAGTGAGTGGGAATGACCAAACCCATGTGGAAGTTGACGTTTCTCTTAGCCCACGAGTCAACTCCGTCAAGCCTTCCAAGACTGTTGCCATTACTGACCAGGCCACGGCTCTCGTGCAAGCCGGAGTGCCCGTCATTCGATTGGCTGCCGGCGAACCTGATTTCGATACCCCTTCCGTCATAGCTGAGGTACCTTCTTCTTCCACCTTTTCATTCCATATCTTTCTTTGTGTCAATTCCCAGTTGCGAATGATGGGTTGTTTTCAATatatttacttatatttttgttttcaaaggcCGGTATTAATGCGATTCGTGAAGGATTCACGAGGTACACACCAAATGCAGGCACTTTGGAGCTGCGCCAAGCAATTTGTCATAAGCTCAAAGGTTCGGCTTTTTcggtttttctttcttgttctcGTTCTTGAATGTTGAGATATATGTTATATGTTATATGGTTTGAGAACCGGAGTTGTAAGTAATGATTTATATTTTCTTAGAGGAGAATGGGATCACTTACACACCGGATCAGATTGTAGTTAGCAATGGAGCCAAGCAGAGCATTGTTCAAGCTGTGCTTGCAGTTTGTTCCCCAGGAGACGAGGTTACTTTCTCTATATCTATTACTCATGAAATCAACATTAGGCTAGGTATCTTAATATGAATTCATTATATCATTTTCTATGATGTCCTTGAATTTCGATTTGGAAGTATGTTAGTGCAGAGAAACCAAGTTGGCCCGATGATTAAGGAATGGTCTTTATCTTCGTTTTTCATTTTTGGTGTATATGCTAGTGGTTATGGTTTCATTCCAGTGAATACTTGTGAAGCTGACACACATTTACGGATAAACATGTATCTCACAGGTTATAATTCCGGCTCCATTTTGGGTGAGTTACCCTGAAATGGCAAGGATGGCCGATGCAACTCCTGTGATTCTTCCAACGAGCATCTCCAATGATTTTCTCTTGGATCCAAAACTTCTCGAATCCAAACTCACGGAGAAGTCAAGACTGTTGATTCTTTGTTCTCCATCCAACCCCACAGGGTCTGTTTACCCTAAGAGTTTGCTTCAAGAGATTGCTAAGATTGTAGCAAAGCATCCCAGGCTTCTGGTACCCTCACTCTACCTGAACTGAAAGACCTGTACTTTATTACCTGCACCTTAAcatttgaaacctgaagtttccaCTACTGTTTCATTCAGGTTATTTCTGATGAAATATATGAACACATAATTTACGCACCGGCAACTCACACAAGCTTTGCATCCTTGCCAGGCATGTGGGAGAGGACTCTGACAATCAATGGGTTTTCCAAGGTAACCATATTGTTAACACCGCGTTGATTTTATGCTCCTTTTCTGCAAAGGTGGTGTTTCCATGCTAAATCTAGATAACTGGTGAAAAACAAAACCCTGAGTGGTAGGTTTGATGCTGAAGGTTGACATTCATAAGGTGGTACTTTTGTAGGCTTTTGCAATGACTGGTTGGCGACTTGGATATATTGCCGGGCCTAAACACTTTGTTACGGCATGTGGAAAGCTCCAGAGTCAGGTATTTTGTACCATATTCATCTTCCAAATAAATCTTCGTGTCATTTAACATGTGATGATGGCACGTTTCTTACTAGCTGTGTTATTCaaaatttcttcttttcttgttaGATTTTTGCATTCGTTATCAGTCATGGGGTTGGATAAATCGTAAAACACTTTGAATACACACTGAAAGGGGGAAAAAAATCTATGATCCTTTTCACACACAGAAAAATTGATCATATCTGAGCTATACATTCAGAAAAAATATTGAGGGTAATGATAATTTTTCGAACTGATTTCATGTTTGATGTGGTTGACATTGTGGGTGCTCATCGCTGCTATGGTAATAATTCTTGTCATCGGGACTTTCTTTTCAAACTGATTTCATAGTCAACCACATCAAAGTAACTAAACGCCACTATAGTTGAGAGACAGTTCTTAAGAAGCAAAGAACAACATGGATATGTGGGTGCTCATCGCTGCTATGGTAATAATTCTTGTCATCGGGACTTTCTTGTCAACTTCCTGCCCAACAATTTGTTTTTCTCTGTTTCAGTGGTGGTATAGTCAATAAAAGTTCTTTTATCTGAAAAAACCACTGATCATTATGGGCATTGTGCTGAAAAATGTCCAAAGTCTTTACAATTCGAATGTTGCCGCTCAGTTCTAGTTTCAGAACAAGAGCCACCACTAGCTCGTGCACTCTTCGAAATAGGACTCACCAAATGGTTGGCAGAAGTGGATCTACCATAGGATTTTTTGAATTCACTTTCCTTTCTATGCATTTACaactgatttatttattttcatattcAAATATTCTTTAACAGAACTCTGTTAGGTGTTCCCTTTTGTACTCTCAGCCATTTGACTAGTtcatttcttctcaagttcctacTGCAAATGAGTTTTTGGTTTCTCTTCCATTTAGATTACCACCTAAATAATAAATCCAAGCCCTCAGCAAATTGAGATATACTTTAAATTGTTGTCTGTTTGGTAATCATCAATATCTAATATCAAATCTGTTTTTGCCCCCAATAATCTAGGTTCTTGCAAAGCGGCTGAAGATGAGAAATCAGCGTTCCTTTTTCCTACCTTCATTGTTGCTTTCTCAACATAGTAGAATTTGAAAGCTATTTTCCATCTCATTTTTCAATCAACTGATTTCCTTCTTGTTGCCTGCATGGGCTTGGTCAAAACCTAACTCTTGACAAAAGTTATGCATTTGTAACCATTCTGCTTGAAGAAATACGAGGACTtatgagaaaagaaagaatgtATAATTGCGAGTGAGTTCTAATTCGTCCTAACGCCTCCTTTGCCACCCCTAATTTTAACTATGGCATAGTTAATTTGTATTTACAGTTTATTACTCGTGGGACAGGGTTCTTGTTTCCAAGTTCCAACCCAAGTTAAGGTGATGGACGAGTAATTTTATCATTGTTGTAGGAAAGAGGTCGTTGGAAGAAATCAGGGATAATATGATTTCACCTACTTTGGAGGTTTATATTTGGACATCCCTAGTACTTGAATAAGCTTTTAGAGGtcaatatatatgtacatatgcatatatgtttttgtttttgcagtTTGCCACACAGCTAATCCCAGTGTAATATGGCATATAGTTCACCTCAGGTGCCAGTAGTATATCACAGAAAGCAGGAGTTGCTGCCTTAGGTCTCGGTTATGCTGGTGGAGAGGCAGTTGCTACTATGGTTAAAGCGTTCAGGGAGCGACGGGATTTCTTGGTCAAAAGCTTTGGCAAACTTTCAGGTGTCAGGATTTCAGAACCCAGGGTACCAACTTAATGATCTGTTTCTTTCCCCAATGTTTTTCTCTGTTTCTTTTTACCCCCTTGTCTTGGAATGTACAAGTCCCTTGACGGATAAATTTTGTGCATCTGttaatttctctttttattttacttgCTATCCTTATTTCTTCATTGTCTCGCTTCTCACTTTCAGGGAGCTTTCTATCTCTTCATAGATTTCAGCGCTTACTATGGAACGGAGGCTGAAGGATTTGGTAAAATTGAGAATTCAGAGTCCTTATGCCGTTACCTACTTGACAAGGGCCAGGTATGCATCACTTCTGCTTGTCGATTGCTATTTTGGAAAATCCATATTCTAATAGCTACGCTAGTTTGAAATGTCGGTGGTGTAATAAAATGCTGACATGGGTTGTTCATTTACAGGTTGCACTAGTACCAGGAGATGCGTTTGGAGATGATACGTGCATACGAATCTCCTATGCAGCATCCCTTCCCACCCTACAGGCAGCTGTGGAGAGAATTAAGAAAGCACTTGTTGAACTAAAGCCCTCAGTTGGTGTTTAACGAAAACTAAAATGTTTCCGGTATTGCCACTGTTCCTACTTGTCGTAACTCTGTATTCTAGTATCTGTTTCGAAGTTATGCATAAGTTGGTCACGTCGGGGACGCCTAAAATAATTCTTCCGGAGTTGTGTTTGATAGTAATGTAAACACAGGCGTGTTTGTTTCGTTGAATCGAATTTCAAGAATTTGAAACTCATTTTTTGACTGGGTTTTTCTTActggaaaaactaatgaaatccGACATTTTCAGCGGAATATCTCGAAATATTGGAAATAAAATGGCCACGGTTTGAGAACTTTATCAACTTGTATTCTATATGCTTAAGTTATgcgttttctttcttcttttttttccttctccacATGTTGGTCGTATGCAAtagtaaaaaaggaaaaacaaagcttttaTTGTTATCAAATTTGAGGATATGCGTGCAGTAAaatataaagtaaataaaataCTATTTTTGAGGGTCGGCAAGTGTGCCTATGTCCCAGGGCAGCAGTAGGACATTCTTTCATTATTGGAAATAATAGGATTAAAATATAACTCTCACTATTTTCTCTTATCTCTAGCTTGATTCACTGGTATTTTCTTCTgcatctcttctttcttttctctctttgtttcctttcttccatatatttttctcttcttttgagTTGTTTTCTTCAACGCAAATACCTCTTTATACAGAGGTTTTCATTCTTCCTTGGTCATATTTAGTTGACTATGTTATCAACTTAACAATCTTACCAATACTTTATTTTTGACAACATTGTAAAGCTACGATCATATTTGTTTGCCTATTACCATGGGCATACAAACCTTCATTTACAACATTTGTTTATTCTTTCATCCTAACGTTCGCACAACTTGATGACCTATTCCTAGCATTAGGATGAAGGAACCATTCTTCCTTTAATGTTGACGTGGCATCAATTTACTATACAAATCTCATGGCGGAACTATtcccttatttatttatttatttttaatcacaaTCTAAAGATCATTACTAAAAAAGTTTAATCAATTTGAAGACTGTTTAGACATATATCAATTTGAAGATTGTTTAGACATCTATatgagttaaacaaattgactTTCCTTCTTGAGGATGATACTTGTTATTATTAGCTATAGTCTCCAAATTGCATGAATTTTTTTAAAGGCAATCTTTATATGATAAATACTTTGAATATGACGTTTGTAAAATGAAATGATGTCATGCCGTCATGGAATGAGAAGTGGCTCCAAGCATTGTTCACTATTATAAACTATTTTTGTTTACTAGAGGTGGATTATAACTTGAGTGCAAAGAACAGACAATGCTTTGATCACCTCACCTAATCACGTTTGCGTAAACTAGAACTTTTCTTATTCACATTCACAGCATGCAACTTGTAGAAAAGTTAAGTACAATGTgaatctaataaaaaaaaaaggtgcaaTGTGAAtatgtggagagagagagagagagagagagagagagagagagagagagagagagagagagagagggaagagagcCTATTATGCAGGGAATAAACATATTCCTGTCCTCCTAGTAGACTTTGCTTCAAATACTCCAACATAATCAGCAAGGCCTTCAATTGTAATGGGTTAAGATTACTTGTCCAAAGGAAGGCTCCCCCAAAAGGTTTCCGTTTCAAAAGCAATACAATAACAGGAGGAAAAGCAATTCCCCGGAAGTGCTTTTGTGCATGACATCTTCAGGAAGCTAAGGACTAAAGGACCCCCTCatccaaagccaaagccaaagccaaagccTAAGCTCTTGACTTACACCACAAGTAAATCAATCTCAAATAGGAGGAATACCCTTTCTTCAACTCTGTCCTTTCTCATTTCTTTTCGTTATATATAACCTGCACATACGATgacaaaaattaccaaaatccGGAAACCCGAAAGACAGAAAAAACTAGCTATACCCTGATCAAAATGGATGCTTCTACGTCATCATCCAAACAAGGCACAACAGAGATTGTGTTCTTTGACATAGAAACAAATGTACCCAATAGAGCCGGACAAAGGTTCTGGGTTTTAGAGTTTGGTGCAATTGTAGTTTGCCCTCAGAAGCTTGTTGAGCTGGAAAGCTATAGCACGCTCATTAGGCCGGGAGACTTGTCTGCTGTGGCATTGAGGTCTGGCCGGTCCGAGGGGATCACACAGGAAACTGTTGTAGATGCACCCTTGTTTGAGGAAGTTGCCGATAAGATATTCAGCATT
This window contains:
- the LOC103422257 gene encoding bifunctional aspartate aminotransferase and glutamate/aspartate-prephenate aminotransferase-like, with the translated sequence MAAFSLQTSSSSSGIARLSFETRIPGSDLGADPKSVYFPCQPRVLPLKHRCNGKSKSRGGVVLAVAVSGNDQTHVEVDVSLSPRVNSVKPSKTVAITDQATALVQAGVPVIRLAAGEPDFDTPSVIAEAGINAIREGFTRYTPNAGTLELRQAICHKLKEENGITYTPDQIVVSNGAKQSIVQAVLAVCSPGDEVIIPAPFWVSYPEMARMADATPVILPTSISNDFLLDPKLLESKLTEKSRLLILCSPSNPTGSVYPKSLLQEIAKIVAKHPRLLVISDEIYEHIIYAPATHTSFASLPGMWERTLTINGFSKAFAMTGWRLGYIAGPKHFVTACGKLQSQFTSGASSISQKAGVAALGLGYAGGEAVATMVKAFRERRDFLVKSFGKLSGVRISEPRGAFYLFIDFSAYYGTEAEGFGKIENSESLCRYLLDKGQVALVPGDAFGDDTCIRISYAASLPTLQAAVERIKKALVELKPSVGV